GTGCTTTCGGGCTTTTCGGTGGTGATCCTCGGCCTTGCCGTCAACTGGCTCTCGGCCGGCATCCTTGCCTTCACCATCTTCTTCTACGCCGTCGTCTACACCATGTGGCTGAAGCGCTCGACGCCGCAGAACATCGTCATCGGCGGTGCTGCCGGCGCCTTTCCGCCGATGATAGGCTGGGCCTGCGTGACCGATAGTGTGACGATCGAGAGCACCGTGCTTTTCCTGATCATCTTCCTGTGGACGCCGGCGCATTTCTGGGCGCTGGCGCTGTTCAAGATGCGCGATTACGAGGCCGTCGGCGTGCCGATGCTGCCGAACGTCGCCGGCGAGCGGGTGACCAAACATCAGATCGTCGCCTATGCAGTGCTGACCGCCGTCTGCGCGGTGTTGCCAACCTTCCTCGGCTTCGCCAGCCTCGGCTACGGCCTGGTGGCCGCCGCCCTCGGCGCGATCTTCATCTACTGTTCCATCGCCGTCTGGCGGATGCCCGACGGCGATCTGAAGATGATCCCGGCAAAGAAGCTCTTCGGCTTCTCGATCTTTTATCTTTTCGCTGTGTTCTCCGCCTTGATGATCGACCGGCTGGCGTCGGTGCTGGTCTCGCATACGGGAGGTTGGTTCTGATGGAATTGGTCAAGCTCACGGAAAAGCAACTCAGGTCGCGCCGCAACCGCAACATCGCCCTGGGGCTGGTGCTTGCCGGCCTCGTCGTTCTCTTCTACGTGATGGCAATCGTGAAGATCGGCGGGGGAACGGCGGGATGAGCGACAACGCCGCCGCACCGAAAAAGCCGGGCCGCAACAACGGCGCCGTGGTGATGATGTGCCTGAGCTTCGTTTTCGGCATGGGCGCGATGAGCTACGCTGCCGTGCCGCTCTACCGGATCTTCTGCCAGGTCACCGGTTATAACGGTACGACCCAGCGCGTCGACCAGGTGTCGAGCGTCGTGCTCGACCGCACGATGCGCGTCACCTTCGACGCCAATGTCGCGCCCGGCCTGCAATGGGACTTCAAGCCGGTCGAGCGCGAGGTCAATCCGAAGATTGGCGAAACGATAAAGGTCCATTTCACCGCCGAGAATCGTTCGAACGAAACCCAGCGCGGCCAGGCGGTTTTCAACGTCACGCCGGGCGAGGCGGGCGTCTATTTCAACAAGGTGCAATGTTTCTGTTTTACGGAAACGGACCTGAAGCCGGGCGAGAAGCTCGACATGCCGGTGGTGTTCTACATCGATCCGGAAATCGTCAAGGCCGTGGAATCGAAGAACATCCGTACGGTCACGCTGTCATATACGTTCTACCCGAAAGAGGGTCCGAAGCCGCTGGCTTCGAATGAGGGTGGAGCGGTAAAGATTGAAAAGAAACTTTGATCAAGGCTCGTTTCCGGCTAAGCCGGGAGCCGAGTGAAGGAAGACATCCGGGGATAATACATGGCCGATGCTCATCAGAAAAATCACGACTATCACATCATTGATCCGAGCCCGTGGCCGATTATCGCCTCGCTCGGCGCCTTCCTCATGGCGATCGGCGGCGTCTGCTACATGCGTTACCTGAACGGCGGCTCGTTCAAGGTCGCCGGCTTCGAACTCGCCAATCCCTGGCTCTTCTACATCGGCTTCGCGCTGGTTCTCTACGTCATGTACGGCTGGTGGGCCGATACGGTGAAGGAAGCCCATGAGGGCGCCCACACCCGCGTCGTCTCGCTGCACCTGCGCTATGGCATGATCATGTTCATCGCTTCCGAAGTGATGTTCTTCGTTGCCTGGTTCTGGGCCTATTTCGACGCCAGCCTCTATCCGAACGAAGCGATTCAGGCCGCGCGCCTGCTCTATACCGGCGGCACCTGGCCGCCGAAGGGCATCGAGGTCCTCGATCCCTGGCACCTGCCGATCTACAACACCGTCATCCTGCTGCTTTCCGGCACGACGGTCACCTGGGCGCACCATGCGCTGTTGCACAACGACCGCAAGGGCCTGATCCAGGGCCTGACGCTGACGGTGCTGCTCGGCGTGCTGTTCTCCTGCGTGCAGGCCTATGAATATGCCCACGCGCCCTTCGCCTTCAAGAATTCGATCTACGGCGCGACCTTCTTCATGGCGACCGGCTTCCACGGTTTCCACGTCCTCGTCGGCACGATCTTCCTGGCTGTCTGCCTGATCCGCGCGATGCGCGGCGACTTCACCCCGAAACAGCATTTCGGCTTCGAGGCGGCCGCCTGGTACTGGCACTTCGTCGACGTCGTCTGGCTGTTCCTGTTCTTCTGCATCTACGTCTGGGGCGGCTGGGGCGCACCGGTCGCAGCCGGCTGATTGCAGCGATATTCAAATAGAAGGCGGGCCTCGTGCCCGCCTTTTTTATGGCTTGATGCGTGTCGCCCGAAAACGACGAAATGATGATTGCCTGACATTCGAGCGGCGAGGTGCCTCCATGGTTTTCTGGATAACTGGCGTGGTTGGTTTGGCGATCGCTTATCTCATCGGTTCCATGCCGACAGGTTATCTCGCGGGGAGACTGCTCAGGGGCATCGATATCAGGGAGCACGGGTCTCGGTCGATTGGCGCAACCAACGTATTGCGAACGCTGGGGAAGTGGCCTGCGTCGGCCGTTCTCCTGGTGGATGTGCTGAAAGGCGTGGGGGCAATCCTCTTTGCCTGCTGGTTTTATCCCTGGTTCCACAGATTGCTGTACGGCACGCCGCCAGGGCTTGATCTGGAAACCTGGCTGGCCTGGACTGTTTGCCTGGCCGGATTGGCCGTGTTGCTGGGCCATAGCCGGTCGATCTGGCTGAATTTCAAAGGTGGAAAATCCGTTGCGACCGGGCTCGGCGTATTGCTCGCAATATCCTGGCCGGTGGGTTTGGGCGCCGTGGCGGTTTTTGGCGGCGTCCTCGCCGTCTTCAGGATTGTGTCCCTTGCTTCGATGCTGGCGGCTTTGACCGCGATCGCCCTCATCTGCAGTCTGGAGCAGCCGGTGCCCTATCGCTTGCTGGTGATTGCAGGCGGCGTTTATGTGATTGCGCGCCATCGCGCCAACACCCAGCGACTGCTGGCGGGGACGGAGCCGCGCCTGGGGCAAAGCAGCCCGGAATCGAAAACGTCTGCGTGAATTCAGAGCCGCGACCTGGACTGTTGCCCGATCAGGTGCCTCGAACGGATTGAATGTCCTTCACCATGAGCGGACTGCTTCTGTCGGTGTCGACCATGACCCAGCCGAGCTTTTCGTAGAAAGGCACGGCATCCGGCGCGGCATGGACCTCCAGGCGGCAGAGGCCGTGCTTGGCCGATAGTTTCTCGACTTCGGACATCAAAATCCGCCCGAACCCTTGTCTCTGGTGTTCCGGCAGGATGGCGACAAGCCGCACGACACCGGTCACACCATCCGACAGATCGAGGCGGACTGTGCCGAGAGCAACGCCGTCCTTCCTCAGCAGGAGCGGTATATGGCGCGCCTCATGCTCATCCGGATGCTGGTCATCGTAACTGTCGAGGCCGCGCAGTTCGAACAATACATGCCGCCGAATGGCATGATAGGCTTGCCAGCCCGCGGCCTCTTTCACCTGCTGAAGTTCTATAGCCATCAGCGCGCGCCAGCAATCCGCTCGAAAGCCGAAGGCACTGGAATGCCGAGATCCAGCCGCAAGCGGATCGCCTCGGCGCATTCGAGCGCGGTGAGCACCGACGTATCGACCTCCATGTCATAGATGCCCGGCCGGTGCACTTCATCCTGCCAGCGCTGCACCGGCTCGGGGACCGGCACCGCTTCGCTGGCGCGGAGATAGAGTGTCTCGCGGCCTTCTTGTTTGAATTCCCGCCGCTGCATGATCGTCTCGATCGGACAGTGCACGCCGACGAACAGCACGGAAAAGCCTTCCAGGCGTCGGGTACAGTCGCCGAGGATGCCGAGCGGCTGCGAGTAGCTGTCATGATGGCCGAGATCGGCCACTACATTGAGCCCCAATCCGGCGTGGATGGCGATCGACTCATAAAGGGCCGCATAGAGGAACGGCACCAGTTCTTCGAGTTCCGGCCGCTCACCGCCGGGCCTCAGGCCGATGCCGGGCAGGAAACGCTTCGGCGTCATGGTATTGTAGCTGTCGACGCCGAGGTTGATCCACGGCCCCTCGAATTCCTCCTGGATTGCGCGCGCAATGCTGGATTTTCCGCTTCTCGGCGCACCGTTCAGGATAATGATCTGTCCGGCATGGTTATCGCTCGTCATCAGTTTTCTTCTTCTGTTTGGCGCGAATCACCAACAGGTGGACGCGCAGGCATTTCCATTCGGGATGCGAATACTTTATGGGAGAGTTAAGGCAGCATGGACTGCCGAGAAGGAATGGCATGAGCGAAGATAGCGCCCATTATCCCCCCGTCGACCCGGTCAAGACAGGCATCAAGGGCTGCTGCCCGCGCTGCGGCCAGGGCAAGCTGTTCGATGGTCTGCTCGGGCTCAAGCCGCGCTGCGCGTCCTGCGGCCTCGATTATTCCTTCGCCGATTCCGGTGACGGCCCGGCCGTTTTCGTCATCCTCATCGTCGGCTTCATCGTCATTGGCATGGTATTGTGGCTGCAGGTGAATTACGGGCCGCCGATCTGGGTGCACATCCTGCTCTTCGGGCCGCTGACGATTATCCTGTCGCTGCTGACGCTGCGCTGGTTCAAGGGCATCCTGATCGCCATGCAATACCGCCATAATGCCCGCGAAGGACGCCTGAGTGACTGATATAGAGCACGTAATGCCGCGCCGCCGGCTGCCTGTCATCACCGGCATCCTGGTACTGATCGCCCTTGCCATCCTGATTTCGCTCGGCACCTGGCAGGTGGAACGCCTCCACTGGAAGGAAGGCCTGCTTGCCGATATCGCCGCGCGCCAGCTGGCTGCCCCCGTTCCGCTTGCCGATATCGAGGCGATGGCAGCAAGCGGCGGCGACATCGAATATCGCAGGGTCACCGCCACCGGCCGCTATATCAACAACAAGGAGCGGCACTTCTTCGCCACCTGGCGCGGCCAGACCGGCTTCTACGTCTATACGCCCCTCGAGCTTGCCGACGGGCGCACGCTCTTGGTCAATCGCGGCTTCGTTCCCTATGAGAACAAGGAGCCGGAAATGCGCATGCAGGGCCAGCTGACCGACCAGCAGACCGTCACCGGCCTGGCCCGCGAAAAACTTCCCGGCAAACCCTCCTGGGTGGTGCCGGACAACGACGTCGCCAAGAACATCTTCTACTGGAAAGATCTCGACGTCATGGCCGAAAGCGTCGGGCTGGACAAGGCGCGCGTCATTCCGTTTTTCGTCGATGCAGATTCCACCCCCAATCCGGCCGGCCTGCCGATCGGCGGCGTCACCCAAGTGGCTCTGCCGAACGACCACCTGCAATATGCCTTCACCTGGTACGGGCTTGCCGCCGTGCTCGTCACCGTGGTCGGGATCTCCTGGTTCCGCAAACCCGGCAAGCAGCCTGCGCAATAGTATCGCTTCAATTCTCGCTTATATTGGGCTAGAGGTCCCTAAATCTCTCAACCCGGAACAGACATGAATATTGCGGCGAAACCTCCTTTGACGATCAGGCTCTGCGGCCCGCGCGGCTTCTGCGCCGGCGTCGACCGCGCCATCCAGATCGTCGTGCTGGCGCTGAAATCCTATGGCGCGCCAGTCTATGTGCGCCACGAGATCGTCCACAATCGCTACGTCGTCGAGGGGCTGGAGGCCAAGGGCGCCGTCTTCGTCGAGGAGCTCGACGAGATCCCGGCCGAGCATCGCGCCCAGCCGGTGGTCTTTTCAGCCCATGGCGTGCCGAAATCCGTGCCGGAGGATGCGGCGAGCCGCAACCTGTTCTATCTCGACGCCACCTGCCCGCTGGTCTCCAAGGTCCACAAGCAGGCGATGCGCCACAATCGCCTCGGCCGCCATGTCGTCCTCATCGGCCATGCCGGCCACCCCGAGGTGATCGGCACGATGGGGCAGCTGCCGGAGGGTTCGGTTTCGCTGATCGAGACGATCGAGGATGCCGACGCCTATGTTCCCGTTGACGCCGACAATCTTGGCTATGTCACCCAGACGACGCTGTCGGTCGACGATACCGCCGGCGTCATCACCCGCCTGCACGAGCGCTTCCCGAATCTGACGGCGCCGGCAGCGGACTCGATCTGTTATGCGACGACCAACCGCCAGGAAGTGGTGAAGCAGGCAGCTCCCGGCTGCGATCTCTTCATCATCGTCGGCGCGCCGAATTCCTCCAATTCCAGGCGCCTCGTCGAAGTGGCGCTGAGGGCAGGGGCGAAGAAATCGATCCTGGTGCAGCGCGCCGCCGAACTCGACTGGAACGAGATCGGCACGATTTCGACGCTCGGCCTTTCCGCCGGCGCCTCCGCTCCCGAGGTCATCGTCAATGAGATCATCGAGGCGTTCCGCGCCCGCTTCGACGCCCGCGTCGAGCTGGCCGAAACGGTGCGGGAGACCGAAAATTTCCTCGTCAATCGCGAATTGCGCAGCATCGAGCTGACGGCGGCCGACATGGCCTTCGTCAACGGCTGATCATTTTAAAACCCTATCGCGACCCCGGATCGTCAGTCCGGTGGATCCAATAACAGCAATGCATGAAGGCGAGACCTCACTTGGCAGTCTATACCGATATCGCCGAAGACGATCTGAAATGGTTCCTGACGGAATATGACGCGGGCACGCTGCTCTCCTACAAGGGGATCGCCGAAGGCGTCGAAAACTCCAATTTCCTGCTGCACACCTCCAAGGACCCGCTGATCCTGACGCTCTATGAGAAGCGGGTGGAAAAGACCGATCTGCCGTTTTTTCTCGGCCTGATGCAGCATCTTGCCGCCCGCGGCTTGTCCTGCCCGCTGCCGCTGCCGCGCCGCGATGGCGCGCTGCTCGGTTCGCTTTCCGGCCGCCCGGCGGCGCTGATTTCCTTCCTCGAAGGCATGTGGCTCAGAAAGCCGGAAGCCAAGCATTGCCGCGAGGTCGGCCGGGCGCTGGCCGAAATGCATGTCGCCGGCGAAGGTTTCGCGCTGAAGCGCCCGAACGCGCTTTCGATCGACGGCTGGCAATCGCTCTGGGAGAAGTCCGAGGCACGCGCCGGCGAGGTCGAGCCCGGCCTGCAGAACGAGATCCGCAGCGAACTCGATTTCCTCTCCGCCGCCTGGCCGAAGGGCCTGCCGGCTGGCGTCATCCACGCCGACCTCTTCCCCGACAATGTCTTCTTCCTCGGCGATCGGCTCTCCGGCCTGATCGATTTCTATTTCGCCTGCAACGACCTGCTCGCCTATGACGTCTCGATCTGCCTGAATGCCTGGTGTTTCGAAAAGGACGGCGCTTACAACATCACCAAGGGCACGGCGATGCTCGAGGGTTACCAGAGCGTGCGCCCGTTGAGCGAAGCCGAAATCGCCGCCTTGCCGGTGCTGTCGCGCGGTTCGGCGCTGCGGTTCTTCCTGACGCGGCTCTATGACTGGCTGACGACGCCTGAGGGCGCCATGGTCACCAAGAAGGACCCGCTTGAATATCTCCGCAAACTGCGCTTCCACCGGCAGATCAAATCGCCGGCCGAATATGGATTGAGCCTATGAAACACGTCGATATCTTCACCGACGGCGCATGCTCCGGCAATCCCGGCCCCGGCGGCTGGGGCGCGGTGCTGCGTTATGGCGACACCGAAAAAGAGCTGTGCGGCGGCGAGGCGGATACCACCAACAACCGCATGGAACTGCTGGCGGCAATCTCGGCGTTGCAGGCATTGAAGAGCCCGTGCGAGGTCGATCTCTATACCGACAGCGCCTATGTCAAGGACGGCATCTCCAAGTGGATTTTCGGCTGGAAGAAAAACGGCTGGAAGACCGCCGACAAGAAGCCGGTGAAGAATGCCGAGCTCTGGCAGGCGCTGGAAGAAGCCCGCAACCGCCACACGGTGACGCTGCACTGGGTCAAGGGCCACGCCGGCCACCCGGAAAACGAACGCGCCGATGAACTTGCACGCAGGGGCATGGAGCCGTTCAAGAAGGGCAAGGCGGTTTCGTTCTAAGTAAGCCGGATAATGGGCAGGATTGTTTCTCCTGCTGCTCGAGGCGCTGCCACGATTCCCCTTCTCCCCAGCGGGGAGAAGATGCCGGCAGGCAGATGAGGGGGTGAGCGGCGAGCGCGAATGCGCTGAGCGCGAGCGAAGGGCAATGATGAAGGGCACGCCGTGCGTGCACCCTCATCAGACCCTTCGGGCCACCGACCGCGGTCGAGCCACAGGTCTCGACCCGTCCTTCGGACCCCCGCTGGGGAGAAGAGGAAGCAAGCAGCAGCTCTCTCGCGCCGCCGCCTGCTACGATGCCGCCGCGCCTTGGATCAGCCGGTGCAGATATTCGAGCTTGGCCACGACAGGTGAGGAGAGCACGAAGGGGTAGGAATCCGGTTGGCCCATGCTGCGCTGGATGGCGTTGATCGCCAGGCTGAGCGGCACCCAGGCGCTGACCAGCTGTTCGGCGCTCCTTGCCCGGTAGGGAAGGAAATCCACCTCGCCGGCGATTTCCTCATGGCCGCGCGGATCGATGGCGATGCCGAAGGCGCGGGCGGTTTCGAGCGTATCGACGATATGGAGGTAATGGGCGAAACATTCGGCAAAATCCTCCCAGGGGTGGGATGCCGCATAGGCGCTGATGAAATTGTCCTGCCATCCCGCGGGCGCGCCGCCGGCATAATGGTTTTGCAGGGCGGCTGCATAATCCTGCCGCTCGTCGCCGAAGACGGCGCGGAAATCCGCCTGGCCGTCGCGGTCGCGCACCAACTTGTTCCAGATGAAATGGCCGGTCTCATGGCGGAAATGGCCAAGCAGGGTGCGATAGGGTTCGTTCATCGAGCTGCGCGCCTGCTCGCGCGTCGCATCGTCGGCCTCTGCGGCGCGGATGGTGATCAGCCCTTCCTCGTGGCCGGTCATGGCCGGCACGACATAGCCGTTGCTCTCGATCGAATCTTCGAGGAAATCGAACACCAACCCACCTTCCGGATCTTGCGCCCGATCGGGATGCGGCAGCCTCCAGCGCAACAGCGAATAAAACAGATGACGCTGCGCCTGGCTGATGCGCCGCCAGCGATCGATGCCGTTCTGGGTATCGGTGTTCGGAACCAACCGGTTATGGCGGCAGGCAACGCAGAATTCGCTTTCGCCATCGCCGTCCACCAGCCA
This Rhizobium sp. NZLR1 DNA region includes the following protein-coding sequences:
- a CDS encoding heme o synthase — encoded protein: MTVIDNHGTLAKDGELSEASARDYFELLKPRVMSLVVFTALAGLVLAPGHIHPVLGLIAILCIAVGAGASGALNMWYDADIDAIMSRTANRPIPAGRIAPSEALAFGLVLSGFSVVILGLAVNWLSAGILAFTIFFYAVVYTMWLKRSTPQNIVIGGAAGAFPPMIGWACVTDSVTIESTVLFLIIFLWTPAHFWALALFKMRDYEAVGVPMLPNVAGERVTKHQIVAYAVLTAVCAVLPTFLGFASLGYGLVAAALGAIFIYCSIAVWRMPDGDLKMIPAKKLFGFSIFYLFAVFSALMIDRLASVLVSHTGGWF
- a CDS encoding cytochrome c oxidase assembly protein, whose product is MSDNAAAPKKPGRNNGAVVMMCLSFVFGMGAMSYAAVPLYRIFCQVTGYNGTTQRVDQVSSVVLDRTMRVTFDANVAPGLQWDFKPVEREVNPKIGETIKVHFTAENRSNETQRGQAVFNVTPGEAGVYFNKVQCFCFTETDLKPGEKLDMPVVFYIDPEIVKAVESKNIRTVTLSYTFYPKEGPKPLASNEGGAVKIEKKL
- a CDS encoding cytochrome c oxidase subunit 3, which produces MADAHQKNHDYHIIDPSPWPIIASLGAFLMAIGGVCYMRYLNGGSFKVAGFELANPWLFYIGFALVLYVMYGWWADTVKEAHEGAHTRVVSLHLRYGMIMFIASEVMFFVAWFWAYFDASLYPNEAIQAARLLYTGGTWPPKGIEVLDPWHLPIYNTVILLLSGTTVTWAHHALLHNDRKGLIQGLTLTVLLGVLFSCVQAYEYAHAPFAFKNSIYGATFFMATGFHGFHVLVGTIFLAVCLIRAMRGDFTPKQHFGFEAAAWYWHFVDVVWLFLFFCIYVWGGWGAPVAAG
- the plsY gene encoding glycerol-3-phosphate 1-O-acyltransferase PlsY, which encodes MVFWITGVVGLAIAYLIGSMPTGYLAGRLLRGIDIREHGSRSIGATNVLRTLGKWPASAVLLVDVLKGVGAILFACWFYPWFHRLLYGTPPGLDLETWLAWTVCLAGLAVLLGHSRSIWLNFKGGKSVATGLGVLLAISWPVGLGAVAVFGGVLAVFRIVSLASMLAALTAIALICSLEQPVPYRLLVIAGGVYVIARHRANTQRLLAGTEPRLGQSSPESKTSA
- a CDS encoding GNAT family N-acetyltransferase, which codes for MAIELQQVKEAAGWQAYHAIRRHVLFELRGLDSYDDQHPDEHEARHIPLLLRKDGVALGTVRLDLSDGVTGVVRLVAILPEHQRQGFGRILMSEVEKLSAKHGLCRLEVHAAPDAVPFYEKLGWVMVDTDRSSPLMVKDIQSVRGT
- a CDS encoding chloramphenicol phosphotransferase — its product is MTSDNHAGQIIILNGAPRSGKSSIARAIQEEFEGPWINLGVDSYNTMTPKRFLPGIGLRPGGERPELEELVPFLYAALYESIAIHAGLGLNVVADLGHHDSYSQPLGILGDCTRRLEGFSVLFVGVHCPIETIMQRREFKQEGRETLYLRASEAVPVPEPVQRWQDEVHRPGIYDMEVDTSVLTALECAEAIRLRLDLGIPVPSAFERIAGAR
- a CDS encoding DUF983 domain-containing protein, with amino-acid sequence MSEDSAHYPPVDPVKTGIKGCCPRCGQGKLFDGLLGLKPRCASCGLDYSFADSGDGPAVFVILIVGFIVIGMVLWLQVNYGPPIWVHILLFGPLTIILSLLTLRWFKGILIAMQYRHNAREGRLSD
- a CDS encoding SURF1 family protein, whose translation is MTDIEHVMPRRRLPVITGILVLIALAILISLGTWQVERLHWKEGLLADIAARQLAAPVPLADIEAMAASGGDIEYRRVTATGRYINNKERHFFATWRGQTGFYVYTPLELADGRTLLVNRGFVPYENKEPEMRMQGQLTDQQTVTGLAREKLPGKPSWVVPDNDVAKNIFYWKDLDVMAESVGLDKARVIPFFVDADSTPNPAGLPIGGVTQVALPNDHLQYAFTWYGLAAVLVTVVGISWFRKPGKQPAQ
- the ispH gene encoding 4-hydroxy-3-methylbut-2-enyl diphosphate reductase, yielding MNIAAKPPLTIRLCGPRGFCAGVDRAIQIVVLALKSYGAPVYVRHEIVHNRYVVEGLEAKGAVFVEELDEIPAEHRAQPVVFSAHGVPKSVPEDAASRNLFYLDATCPLVSKVHKQAMRHNRLGRHVVLIGHAGHPEVIGTMGQLPEGSVSLIETIEDADAYVPVDADNLGYVTQTTLSVDDTAGVITRLHERFPNLTAPAADSICYATTNRQEVVKQAAPGCDLFIIVGAPNSSNSRRLVEVALRAGAKKSILVQRAAELDWNEIGTISTLGLSAGASAPEVIVNEIIEAFRARFDARVELAETVRETENFLVNRELRSIELTAADMAFVNG
- a CDS encoding homoserine kinase, whose protein sequence is MAVYTDIAEDDLKWFLTEYDAGTLLSYKGIAEGVENSNFLLHTSKDPLILTLYEKRVEKTDLPFFLGLMQHLAARGLSCPLPLPRRDGALLGSLSGRPAALISFLEGMWLRKPEAKHCREVGRALAEMHVAGEGFALKRPNALSIDGWQSLWEKSEARAGEVEPGLQNEIRSELDFLSAAWPKGLPAGVIHADLFPDNVFFLGDRLSGLIDFYFACNDLLAYDVSICLNAWCFEKDGAYNITKGTAMLEGYQSVRPLSEAEIAALPVLSRGSALRFFLTRLYDWLTTPEGAMVTKKDPLEYLRKLRFHRQIKSPAEYGLSL
- the rnhA gene encoding ribonuclease HI; translation: MKHVDIFTDGACSGNPGPGGWGAVLRYGDTEKELCGGEADTTNNRMELLAAISALQALKSPCEVDLYTDSAYVKDGISKWIFGWKKNGWKTADKKPVKNAELWQALEEARNRHTVTLHWVKGHAGHPENERADELARRGMEPFKKGKAVSF
- a CDS encoding putative zinc-binding metallopeptidase, with protein sequence MKLFACDNCDQVVHFDNRQCVRCNHRLGFLPGDLAMHALEPRDETLWQLVSDPDREVRFCANAGLDICNWLVDGDGESEFCVACRHNRLVPNTDTQNGIDRWRRISQAQRHLFYSLLRWRLPHPDRAQDPEGGLVFDFLEDSIESNGYVVPAMTGHEEGLITIRAAEADDATREQARSSMNEPYRTLLGHFRHETGHFIWNKLVRDRDGQADFRAVFGDERQDYAAALQNHYAGGAPAGWQDNFISAYAASHPWEDFAECFAHYLHIVDTLETARAFGIAIDPRGHEEIAGEVDFLPYRARSAEQLVSAWVPLSLAINAIQRSMGQPDSYPFVLSSPVVAKLEYLHRLIQGAAAS